A portion of the Syngnathoides biaculeatus isolate LvHL_M chromosome 7, ASM1980259v1, whole genome shotgun sequence genome contains these proteins:
- the tle2a gene encoding transducin-like enhancer protein 2a isoform X2, which translates to MFPQNRAPAPLQPPPGSSASVVAAAAAAAAASGTPQSLKLTYPETLDRIKEEFQFLQTQYHSLKLECEKLATEKTEIQRHYVMYYEMSYGLNIEMHKQTEIAKRLNVICAQLIPFLSQEHQQQVVQAMERAKQVTMGELNASIGVRGLPPLPHSQQLQAQHLSQHAQGLPVGPHPSGLPHPGLALGGGSGLLALSGALGAQLAAKDERAHLEAAAAAAEHHRDREAGPSSLSNGDKGRPADYLSNSKKRKADEKEFMTDYGSDADKSDDNLVVDEDPSSPRSVQSYSSRENGLDKMPPSRKEGPPQASPTSLASSSSATSPSRGKESSQREKSSTPGMKPGTPMSQESNTPGPSGPPQFRPIPGKPGVDPLALGLRNPLVVQGAYPPGAFGLPPPGVNGDLPGAAAYGAGLHLVSPQMNGAAAAAAAAAAAAAGYGRSPVVGYESPHPHMRVPGLPASLQSAASGKPAYSFHVSADGQMQPVPFPPDALLGPGIPRHARQIHSLSHGEVVCAVTISTSTRHVYTGGKGCVKVWDISQPGSKSPMAQLDCLNRDNYIRSCKLLSDGRTLIVGGEASTLSIWDLATPTPRIKAELTSSAPACYALAISPDNKVCFSCCSDGNIVVWDLHNQTLVRQFQGHTDGASCIDISNDGTKLWTGGLDNTVRCWDLREGRQLQQHDFTSQIFSLGYCPTGEWLAVGMESSNVEVLHVSKPDKYQLHLHESCVLSLKFAYCGKWFVSTGKDNLLNAWRTPYGSSIFQSKESSSVLSCDISPDDQFIVTGSGDKKATVYEVIY; encoded by the exons GCACCTCTCCAGCCACCCCCGGGGTCTTCGGCCTCTGTGGTAGCGGCGGCcgcggcggcggctgcggcgTCAGGGACCCCCCAGTCGCTGAAGCTGACGTACCCGGAGACTCTGGACCGCATCAAGGAGGAGTTCCAGTTTCTGCAGACCCAGTACCACAG TTTGAAGCTGGAATGTGAGAAATTGGCCACCGAGAAGACAGAGATCCAGAGACACTACGTGATG taTTACGAGATGTCCTACGGCCTTAACATCGAAATGCACAAACAG ACCGAGATTGCCAAGCGGCTGAACGTGATCTGTGCTCAACTCATCCCATTCCTGTctcaggag CACCAGCAACAGGTGGTCCAAGCTATGGAGCGCGCCAAACAGGTGACCATGGGGGAGTTAAATGCTTCCATAGGGGTACGTGGGCTCCCCCCTCTGCCTCATAGT CAGCAGCTTCAAGCGCAACACCTCTCGCAGCACGCACAGGGTCTGCCGGTGGGGCCGCACCCGTCAGGGCTGCCTCACCCGGGCCTGGCGTTGGGCGGGGGCTCCGGGCTGCTGGCCCTGTCTGGGGCCCTGGGGGCCCAGCTGGCCGCCAAAGACGAGAGAGCTCACCTGGaggccgctgccgccgccgccgagcaTCACCGAG ACCGGGAAGCAGGACCG AGCTCTCTGTCCAATGGGGACAAAGGTCGCCCTGCAGACTACCTCAGCAACAGCAAGAAGAGGAAAGCTGACGAGAAGGAGTTCATGACGGACTAT GGCAGCGATGCAGACAAAAGCGATGACAACTTGGTGGTTGACGAg GACCCATCGTCCCCGCGTAGCGTGCAGTCCTACTCATCCAGGGAAAACGGCCTGGACAAGATGCCGCCCTCTCGCAAGGAAGGACCTCCACAGGCCAGCCCTACCTCGCTGGCGTCCTCCAGCAGCGCAACGTCACCGTCGCGTGGCAAGGAGTCTTCACAG AGAGAGAAATCCAGTACTCCAGGTATGAAGCCAGGAACCCCAATGTCCCAGGAGTCCAATACCCCTGGACCCAGTGGACCGCCGCAGTTCAGACCCATCCCCGGCAAGCCTGGTGTCGACCCGCTGG CTCTTGGTCTGAGGAACCCCTTGGTCGTGCAGGGCGCGTACCCCCCAGGGGCTTTCGGTCTGCCTCCTCCCGGGGTCAACGGGGACCTGCCCGGCGCGGCGGCCTACGGCGCAGGCCTCCACCTGGTCTCCCCCCAGATGAAtggtgcggcggcggcggcagcggccgCTGCTGCGGCGGCGGCAGGATACGGACGCTCCCCAGTG GTGGGCTACGAGTCTCCACACCCGCACATGAGAGTGCCCGGCTTGCCCGCCAGCCTGCAGTCAGCCGCCTCTGGAAAACC GGCTTACTCGTTCCACGTGAGTGCCGACGGGCAGATGCAGCCTGTGCCCTTCCCCCCCGACGCCCTGCTGGGCCCGGGCATCCCTCGCCACGCCCGGCAGATCCACAGCCTGAGCCACGGCGAGGTGGTGTGCGCCGTCACCATCAGCACGTCCACGCGTCACGTCTACACGGGGGGCAAAGGCTGCGTCAAGGTCTGGGACATCAGCCAGCCGGGCAGCAAGAGTCCCATGGCGCAGCTCGACTGTCTG AACCGCGACAACTACATCCGCTCGTGCAAGCTGCTGTCGGACGGGCGCACGCTGATCGTTGGCGGCGAGGCCAGCACGCTGTCCATCTGGGACCTGGCCACGCCCACCCCTCGCATCAAAGCCGAGCTGACGTCGTCCGCGCCCGCCTGCTACGCCCTGGCCATCTCGCCCGACAACAAGGTGTGCTTCTCCTGCTGCAGCGACGGAAACATCGTCGTCTGGGACCTGCACAACCAGACGCTCGTCAG ACAGTTCCAGGGCCACACGGACGGCGCAAGCTGCATCGACATCTCCAACGACGGCACCAAGCTGTGGACGGGAGGCCTGGACAACACGGTCCGCTGCTGGGACCTGAGGGAGGGACGGCAGCTGCAGCAGCACGACTTCACCTCGCAG ATCTTCTCGCTGGGTTACTGTCCGACGGGCGAGTGGCTGGCGGTGGGCATGGAGAGCAGCAACGTGGAAGTCCTGCACGTGTCCAAGCCCGACAAGTACCAGCTGCACCTTCACGAGAGCTGCGTGCTCTCGCTCAAGTTCGCCTACTGCG GTAAATGGTTTGTGAGCACGGGCAAAGACAACCTGCTGAACGCGTGGCGGACGCCTTACGGCTCCAGCATATTCCAG TCTAAGGAGTCGTCGTCAGTGCTGAGCTGCGACATCTCCCCCGACGACCAGTTCATCGTGACGGGCTCGGGGGACAAGAAGGCCACCGTGTACGAAGTCATCTACTGA
- the tle2a gene encoding transducin-like enhancer protein 2a isoform X3, which yields MFPQNRAPAPLQPPPGSSASVVAAAAAAAAASGTPQSLKLTYPETLDRIKEEFQFLQTQYHSLKLECEKLATEKTEIQRHYVMYYEMSYGLNIEMHKQTEIAKRLNVICAQLIPFLSQEHQQQVVQAMERAKQVTMGELNASIGVRGLPPLPHSQLQAQHLSQHAQGLPVGPHPSGLPHPGLALGGGSGLLALSGALGAQLAAKDERAHLEAAAAAAEHHRDREAGPSSLSNGDKGRPADYLSNSKKRKADEKEFMTDYGSDADKSDDNLVVDEDPSSPRSVQSYSSRENGLDKMPPSRKEGPPQASPTSLASSSSATSPSRGKESSQREKSSTPGMKPGTPMSQESNTPGPSGPPQFRPIPGKPGVDPLALGLRNPLVVQGAYPPGAFGLPPPGVNGDLPGAAAYGAGLHLVSPQMNGAAAAAAAAAAAAAGYGRSPVVGYESPHPHMRVPGLPASLQSAASGKPAYSFHVSADGQMQPVPFPPDALLGPGIPRHARQIHSLSHGEVVCAVTISTSTRHVYTGGKGCVKVWDISQPGSKSPMAQLDCLQNRDNYIRSCKLLSDGRTLIVGGEASTLSIWDLATPTPRIKAELTSSAPACYALAISPDNKVCFSCCSDGNIVVWDLHNQTLVRQFQGHTDGASCIDISNDGTKLWTGGLDNTVRCWDLREGRQLQQHDFTSQIFSLGYCPTGEWLAVGMESSNVEVLHVSKPDKYQLHLHESCVLSLKFAYCGKWFVSTGKDNLLNAWRTPYGSSIFQSKESSSVLSCDISPDDQFIVTGSGDKKATVYEVIY from the exons GCACCTCTCCAGCCACCCCCGGGGTCTTCGGCCTCTGTGGTAGCGGCGGCcgcggcggcggctgcggcgTCAGGGACCCCCCAGTCGCTGAAGCTGACGTACCCGGAGACTCTGGACCGCATCAAGGAGGAGTTCCAGTTTCTGCAGACCCAGTACCACAG TTTGAAGCTGGAATGTGAGAAATTGGCCACCGAGAAGACAGAGATCCAGAGACACTACGTGATG taTTACGAGATGTCCTACGGCCTTAACATCGAAATGCACAAACAG ACCGAGATTGCCAAGCGGCTGAACGTGATCTGTGCTCAACTCATCCCATTCCTGTctcaggag CACCAGCAACAGGTGGTCCAAGCTATGGAGCGCGCCAAACAGGTGACCATGGGGGAGTTAAATGCTTCCATAGGGGTACGTGGGCTCCCCCCTCTGCCTCATAGT CAGCTTCAAGCGCAACACCTCTCGCAGCACGCACAGGGTCTGCCGGTGGGGCCGCACCCGTCAGGGCTGCCTCACCCGGGCCTGGCGTTGGGCGGGGGCTCCGGGCTGCTGGCCCTGTCTGGGGCCCTGGGGGCCCAGCTGGCCGCCAAAGACGAGAGAGCTCACCTGGaggccgctgccgccgccgccgagcaTCACCGAG ACCGGGAAGCAGGACCG AGCTCTCTGTCCAATGGGGACAAAGGTCGCCCTGCAGACTACCTCAGCAACAGCAAGAAGAGGAAAGCTGACGAGAAGGAGTTCATGACGGACTAT GGCAGCGATGCAGACAAAAGCGATGACAACTTGGTGGTTGACGAg GACCCATCGTCCCCGCGTAGCGTGCAGTCCTACTCATCCAGGGAAAACGGCCTGGACAAGATGCCGCCCTCTCGCAAGGAAGGACCTCCACAGGCCAGCCCTACCTCGCTGGCGTCCTCCAGCAGCGCAACGTCACCGTCGCGTGGCAAGGAGTCTTCACAG AGAGAGAAATCCAGTACTCCAGGTATGAAGCCAGGAACCCCAATGTCCCAGGAGTCCAATACCCCTGGACCCAGTGGACCGCCGCAGTTCAGACCCATCCCCGGCAAGCCTGGTGTCGACCCGCTGG CTCTTGGTCTGAGGAACCCCTTGGTCGTGCAGGGCGCGTACCCCCCAGGGGCTTTCGGTCTGCCTCCTCCCGGGGTCAACGGGGACCTGCCCGGCGCGGCGGCCTACGGCGCAGGCCTCCACCTGGTCTCCCCCCAGATGAAtggtgcggcggcggcggcagcggccgCTGCTGCGGCGGCGGCAGGATACGGACGCTCCCCAGTG GTGGGCTACGAGTCTCCACACCCGCACATGAGAGTGCCCGGCTTGCCCGCCAGCCTGCAGTCAGCCGCCTCTGGAAAACC GGCTTACTCGTTCCACGTGAGTGCCGACGGGCAGATGCAGCCTGTGCCCTTCCCCCCCGACGCCCTGCTGGGCCCGGGCATCCCTCGCCACGCCCGGCAGATCCACAGCCTGAGCCACGGCGAGGTGGTGTGCGCCGTCACCATCAGCACGTCCACGCGTCACGTCTACACGGGGGGCAAAGGCTGCGTCAAGGTCTGGGACATCAGCCAGCCGGGCAGCAAGAGTCCCATGGCGCAGCTCGACTGTCTG CAGAACCGCGACAACTACATCCGCTCGTGCAAGCTGCTGTCGGACGGGCGCACGCTGATCGTTGGCGGCGAGGCCAGCACGCTGTCCATCTGGGACCTGGCCACGCCCACCCCTCGCATCAAAGCCGAGCTGACGTCGTCCGCGCCCGCCTGCTACGCCCTGGCCATCTCGCCCGACAACAAGGTGTGCTTCTCCTGCTGCAGCGACGGAAACATCGTCGTCTGGGACCTGCACAACCAGACGCTCGTCAG ACAGTTCCAGGGCCACACGGACGGCGCAAGCTGCATCGACATCTCCAACGACGGCACCAAGCTGTGGACGGGAGGCCTGGACAACACGGTCCGCTGCTGGGACCTGAGGGAGGGACGGCAGCTGCAGCAGCACGACTTCACCTCGCAG ATCTTCTCGCTGGGTTACTGTCCGACGGGCGAGTGGCTGGCGGTGGGCATGGAGAGCAGCAACGTGGAAGTCCTGCACGTGTCCAAGCCCGACAAGTACCAGCTGCACCTTCACGAGAGCTGCGTGCTCTCGCTCAAGTTCGCCTACTGCG GTAAATGGTTTGTGAGCACGGGCAAAGACAACCTGCTGAACGCGTGGCGGACGCCTTACGGCTCCAGCATATTCCAG TCTAAGGAGTCGTCGTCAGTGCTGAGCTGCGACATCTCCCCCGACGACCAGTTCATCGTGACGGGCTCGGGGGACAAGAAGGCCACCGTGTACGAAGTCATCTACTGA
- the tle2a gene encoding transducin-like enhancer protein 2a isoform X1: MFPQNRAPAPLQPPPGSSASVVAAAAAAAAASGTPQSLKLTYPETLDRIKEEFQFLQTQYHSLKLECEKLATEKTEIQRHYVMYYEMSYGLNIEMHKQTEIAKRLNVICAQLIPFLSQEHQQQVVQAMERAKQVTMGELNASIGVRGLPPLPHSQQLQAQHLSQHAQGLPVGPHPSGLPHPGLALGGGSGLLALSGALGAQLAAKDERAHLEAAAAAAEHHRDREAGPSSLSNGDKGRPADYLSNSKKRKADEKEFMTDYGSDADKSDDNLVVDEDPSSPRSVQSYSSRENGLDKMPPSRKEGPPQASPTSLASSSSATSPSRGKESSQREKSSTPGMKPGTPMSQESNTPGPSGPPQFRPIPGKPGVDPLALGLRNPLVVQGAYPPGAFGLPPPGVNGDLPGAAAYGAGLHLVSPQMNGAAAAAAAAAAAAAGYGRSPVVGYESPHPHMRVPGLPASLQSAASGKPAYSFHVSADGQMQPVPFPPDALLGPGIPRHARQIHSLSHGEVVCAVTISTSTRHVYTGGKGCVKVWDISQPGSKSPMAQLDCLQNRDNYIRSCKLLSDGRTLIVGGEASTLSIWDLATPTPRIKAELTSSAPACYALAISPDNKVCFSCCSDGNIVVWDLHNQTLVRQFQGHTDGASCIDISNDGTKLWTGGLDNTVRCWDLREGRQLQQHDFTSQIFSLGYCPTGEWLAVGMESSNVEVLHVSKPDKYQLHLHESCVLSLKFAYCGKWFVSTGKDNLLNAWRTPYGSSIFQSKESSSVLSCDISPDDQFIVTGSGDKKATVYEVIY, translated from the exons GCACCTCTCCAGCCACCCCCGGGGTCTTCGGCCTCTGTGGTAGCGGCGGCcgcggcggcggctgcggcgTCAGGGACCCCCCAGTCGCTGAAGCTGACGTACCCGGAGACTCTGGACCGCATCAAGGAGGAGTTCCAGTTTCTGCAGACCCAGTACCACAG TTTGAAGCTGGAATGTGAGAAATTGGCCACCGAGAAGACAGAGATCCAGAGACACTACGTGATG taTTACGAGATGTCCTACGGCCTTAACATCGAAATGCACAAACAG ACCGAGATTGCCAAGCGGCTGAACGTGATCTGTGCTCAACTCATCCCATTCCTGTctcaggag CACCAGCAACAGGTGGTCCAAGCTATGGAGCGCGCCAAACAGGTGACCATGGGGGAGTTAAATGCTTCCATAGGGGTACGTGGGCTCCCCCCTCTGCCTCATAGT CAGCAGCTTCAAGCGCAACACCTCTCGCAGCACGCACAGGGTCTGCCGGTGGGGCCGCACCCGTCAGGGCTGCCTCACCCGGGCCTGGCGTTGGGCGGGGGCTCCGGGCTGCTGGCCCTGTCTGGGGCCCTGGGGGCCCAGCTGGCCGCCAAAGACGAGAGAGCTCACCTGGaggccgctgccgccgccgccgagcaTCACCGAG ACCGGGAAGCAGGACCG AGCTCTCTGTCCAATGGGGACAAAGGTCGCCCTGCAGACTACCTCAGCAACAGCAAGAAGAGGAAAGCTGACGAGAAGGAGTTCATGACGGACTAT GGCAGCGATGCAGACAAAAGCGATGACAACTTGGTGGTTGACGAg GACCCATCGTCCCCGCGTAGCGTGCAGTCCTACTCATCCAGGGAAAACGGCCTGGACAAGATGCCGCCCTCTCGCAAGGAAGGACCTCCACAGGCCAGCCCTACCTCGCTGGCGTCCTCCAGCAGCGCAACGTCACCGTCGCGTGGCAAGGAGTCTTCACAG AGAGAGAAATCCAGTACTCCAGGTATGAAGCCAGGAACCCCAATGTCCCAGGAGTCCAATACCCCTGGACCCAGTGGACCGCCGCAGTTCAGACCCATCCCCGGCAAGCCTGGTGTCGACCCGCTGG CTCTTGGTCTGAGGAACCCCTTGGTCGTGCAGGGCGCGTACCCCCCAGGGGCTTTCGGTCTGCCTCCTCCCGGGGTCAACGGGGACCTGCCCGGCGCGGCGGCCTACGGCGCAGGCCTCCACCTGGTCTCCCCCCAGATGAAtggtgcggcggcggcggcagcggccgCTGCTGCGGCGGCGGCAGGATACGGACGCTCCCCAGTG GTGGGCTACGAGTCTCCACACCCGCACATGAGAGTGCCCGGCTTGCCCGCCAGCCTGCAGTCAGCCGCCTCTGGAAAACC GGCTTACTCGTTCCACGTGAGTGCCGACGGGCAGATGCAGCCTGTGCCCTTCCCCCCCGACGCCCTGCTGGGCCCGGGCATCCCTCGCCACGCCCGGCAGATCCACAGCCTGAGCCACGGCGAGGTGGTGTGCGCCGTCACCATCAGCACGTCCACGCGTCACGTCTACACGGGGGGCAAAGGCTGCGTCAAGGTCTGGGACATCAGCCAGCCGGGCAGCAAGAGTCCCATGGCGCAGCTCGACTGTCTG CAGAACCGCGACAACTACATCCGCTCGTGCAAGCTGCTGTCGGACGGGCGCACGCTGATCGTTGGCGGCGAGGCCAGCACGCTGTCCATCTGGGACCTGGCCACGCCCACCCCTCGCATCAAAGCCGAGCTGACGTCGTCCGCGCCCGCCTGCTACGCCCTGGCCATCTCGCCCGACAACAAGGTGTGCTTCTCCTGCTGCAGCGACGGAAACATCGTCGTCTGGGACCTGCACAACCAGACGCTCGTCAG ACAGTTCCAGGGCCACACGGACGGCGCAAGCTGCATCGACATCTCCAACGACGGCACCAAGCTGTGGACGGGAGGCCTGGACAACACGGTCCGCTGCTGGGACCTGAGGGAGGGACGGCAGCTGCAGCAGCACGACTTCACCTCGCAG ATCTTCTCGCTGGGTTACTGTCCGACGGGCGAGTGGCTGGCGGTGGGCATGGAGAGCAGCAACGTGGAAGTCCTGCACGTGTCCAAGCCCGACAAGTACCAGCTGCACCTTCACGAGAGCTGCGTGCTCTCGCTCAAGTTCGCCTACTGCG GTAAATGGTTTGTGAGCACGGGCAAAGACAACCTGCTGAACGCGTGGCGGACGCCTTACGGCTCCAGCATATTCCAG TCTAAGGAGTCGTCGTCAGTGCTGAGCTGCGACATCTCCCCCGACGACCAGTTCATCGTGACGGGCTCGGGGGACAAGAAGGCCACCGTGTACGAAGTCATCTACTGA
- the tle2a gene encoding transducin-like enhancer protein 2a isoform X4, translating into MKAPLQPPPGSSASVVAAAAAAAAASGTPQSLKLTYPETLDRIKEEFQFLQTQYHSLKLECEKLATEKTEIQRHYVMYYEMSYGLNIEMHKQTEIAKRLNVICAQLIPFLSQEHQQQVVQAMERAKQVTMGELNASIGVRGLPPLPHSQQLQAQHLSQHAQGLPVGPHPSGLPHPGLALGGGSGLLALSGALGAQLAAKDERAHLEAAAAAAEHHRDREAGPSSLSNGDKGRPADYLSNSKKRKADEKEFMTDYGSDADKSDDNLVVDEDPSSPRSVQSYSSRENGLDKMPPSRKEGPPQASPTSLASSSSATSPSRGKESSQREKSSTPGMKPGTPMSQESNTPGPSGPPQFRPIPGKPGVDPLALGLRNPLVVQGAYPPGAFGLPPPGVNGDLPGAAAYGAGLHLVSPQMNGAAAAAAAAAAAAAGYGRSPVVGYESPHPHMRVPGLPASLQSAASGKPAYSFHVSADGQMQPVPFPPDALLGPGIPRHARQIHSLSHGEVVCAVTISTSTRHVYTGGKGCVKVWDISQPGSKSPMAQLDCLQNRDNYIRSCKLLSDGRTLIVGGEASTLSIWDLATPTPRIKAELTSSAPACYALAISPDNKVCFSCCSDGNIVVWDLHNQTLVRQFQGHTDGASCIDISNDGTKLWTGGLDNTVRCWDLREGRQLQQHDFTSQIFSLGYCPTGEWLAVGMESSNVEVLHVSKPDKYQLHLHESCVLSLKFAYCGKWFVSTGKDNLLNAWRTPYGSSIFQSKESSSVLSCDISPDDQFIVTGSGDKKATVYEVIY; encoded by the exons GCACCTCTCCAGCCACCCCCGGGGTCTTCGGCCTCTGTGGTAGCGGCGGCcgcggcggcggctgcggcgTCAGGGACCCCCCAGTCGCTGAAGCTGACGTACCCGGAGACTCTGGACCGCATCAAGGAGGAGTTCCAGTTTCTGCAGACCCAGTACCACAG TTTGAAGCTGGAATGTGAGAAATTGGCCACCGAGAAGACAGAGATCCAGAGACACTACGTGATG taTTACGAGATGTCCTACGGCCTTAACATCGAAATGCACAAACAG ACCGAGATTGCCAAGCGGCTGAACGTGATCTGTGCTCAACTCATCCCATTCCTGTctcaggag CACCAGCAACAGGTGGTCCAAGCTATGGAGCGCGCCAAACAGGTGACCATGGGGGAGTTAAATGCTTCCATAGGGGTACGTGGGCTCCCCCCTCTGCCTCATAGT CAGCAGCTTCAAGCGCAACACCTCTCGCAGCACGCACAGGGTCTGCCGGTGGGGCCGCACCCGTCAGGGCTGCCTCACCCGGGCCTGGCGTTGGGCGGGGGCTCCGGGCTGCTGGCCCTGTCTGGGGCCCTGGGGGCCCAGCTGGCCGCCAAAGACGAGAGAGCTCACCTGGaggccgctgccgccgccgccgagcaTCACCGAG ACCGGGAAGCAGGACCG AGCTCTCTGTCCAATGGGGACAAAGGTCGCCCTGCAGACTACCTCAGCAACAGCAAGAAGAGGAAAGCTGACGAGAAGGAGTTCATGACGGACTAT GGCAGCGATGCAGACAAAAGCGATGACAACTTGGTGGTTGACGAg GACCCATCGTCCCCGCGTAGCGTGCAGTCCTACTCATCCAGGGAAAACGGCCTGGACAAGATGCCGCCCTCTCGCAAGGAAGGACCTCCACAGGCCAGCCCTACCTCGCTGGCGTCCTCCAGCAGCGCAACGTCACCGTCGCGTGGCAAGGAGTCTTCACAG AGAGAGAAATCCAGTACTCCAGGTATGAAGCCAGGAACCCCAATGTCCCAGGAGTCCAATACCCCTGGACCCAGTGGACCGCCGCAGTTCAGACCCATCCCCGGCAAGCCTGGTGTCGACCCGCTGG CTCTTGGTCTGAGGAACCCCTTGGTCGTGCAGGGCGCGTACCCCCCAGGGGCTTTCGGTCTGCCTCCTCCCGGGGTCAACGGGGACCTGCCCGGCGCGGCGGCCTACGGCGCAGGCCTCCACCTGGTCTCCCCCCAGATGAAtggtgcggcggcggcggcagcggccgCTGCTGCGGCGGCGGCAGGATACGGACGCTCCCCAGTG GTGGGCTACGAGTCTCCACACCCGCACATGAGAGTGCCCGGCTTGCCCGCCAGCCTGCAGTCAGCCGCCTCTGGAAAACC GGCTTACTCGTTCCACGTGAGTGCCGACGGGCAGATGCAGCCTGTGCCCTTCCCCCCCGACGCCCTGCTGGGCCCGGGCATCCCTCGCCACGCCCGGCAGATCCACAGCCTGAGCCACGGCGAGGTGGTGTGCGCCGTCACCATCAGCACGTCCACGCGTCACGTCTACACGGGGGGCAAAGGCTGCGTCAAGGTCTGGGACATCAGCCAGCCGGGCAGCAAGAGTCCCATGGCGCAGCTCGACTGTCTG CAGAACCGCGACAACTACATCCGCTCGTGCAAGCTGCTGTCGGACGGGCGCACGCTGATCGTTGGCGGCGAGGCCAGCACGCTGTCCATCTGGGACCTGGCCACGCCCACCCCTCGCATCAAAGCCGAGCTGACGTCGTCCGCGCCCGCCTGCTACGCCCTGGCCATCTCGCCCGACAACAAGGTGTGCTTCTCCTGCTGCAGCGACGGAAACATCGTCGTCTGGGACCTGCACAACCAGACGCTCGTCAG ACAGTTCCAGGGCCACACGGACGGCGCAAGCTGCATCGACATCTCCAACGACGGCACCAAGCTGTGGACGGGAGGCCTGGACAACACGGTCCGCTGCTGGGACCTGAGGGAGGGACGGCAGCTGCAGCAGCACGACTTCACCTCGCAG ATCTTCTCGCTGGGTTACTGTCCGACGGGCGAGTGGCTGGCGGTGGGCATGGAGAGCAGCAACGTGGAAGTCCTGCACGTGTCCAAGCCCGACAAGTACCAGCTGCACCTTCACGAGAGCTGCGTGCTCTCGCTCAAGTTCGCCTACTGCG GTAAATGGTTTGTGAGCACGGGCAAAGACAACCTGCTGAACGCGTGGCGGACGCCTTACGGCTCCAGCATATTCCAG TCTAAGGAGTCGTCGTCAGTGCTGAGCTGCGACATCTCCCCCGACGACCAGTTCATCGTGACGGGCTCGGGGGACAAGAAGGCCACCGTGTACGAAGTCATCTACTGA